From bacterium, the proteins below share one genomic window:
- a CDS encoding flagellin yields the protein MSLRINQNPLAIGVHRQLMNTQYSLDQAVTRLSSGLRINHAWDDPAGLAVSEKMRAQISSMVEAERNANYAINMLATAEGALGVIDEKLIRMRALAVEASNGTLTSLDRSYLDVEFQQLKSEITRIANVTNYNGLYLIDGTYAEGAAGPGGQGIKLHIGTYNVSDQDFYYVNLGDMTSSGLGLASVDLTNTATAQSAIDTLDSAINVKDTERTRIGSYVTRLQATVQNLQISKENIVASESTIRDADMAEEMAAFTRAQILMQAGIAMQAQANNLPSIVAGLLR from the coding sequence ATGAGCTTGAGAATCAACCAAAACCCGCTGGCGATCGGGGTTCACAGGCAACTGATGAACACCCAGTACTCGCTGGACCAGGCGGTCACCCGGCTCTCTTCCGGCCTTCGCATCAACCATGCGTGGGACGATCCGGCAGGACTGGCCGTCTCCGAGAAGATGCGCGCCCAGATCAGCAGCATGGTCGAGGCCGAGCGCAACGCCAACTATGCCATCAACATGCTGGCGACGGCGGAAGGCGCCCTGGGTGTCATCGACGAGAAACTGATCCGCATGAGGGCATTGGCGGTTGAGGCGTCCAACGGCACGCTGACCTCGCTGGACCGCAGCTACCTGGATGTGGAGTTCCAGCAGCTGAAGAGCGAGATCACGCGCATTGCCAACGTGACGAACTACAACGGTCTGTACCTCATCGACGGAACCTATGCTGAAGGCGCCGCTGGCCCCGGTGGACAAGGCATCAAGCTGCACATTGGGACGTACAACGTCTCCGACCAGGACTTCTACTATGTGAACCTGGGAGACATGACGTCCAGCGGCCTGGGCCTCGCATCCGTTGATTTGACGAACACCGCCACCGCCCAGAGTGCCATTGACACCCTCGATTCGGCCATCAACGTGAAGGACACGGAGCGCACGCGCATCGGCTCCTATGTCACCCGTCTCCAGGCGACCGTGCAGAACCTGCAGATCTCCAAGGAGAACATCGTCGCCTCGGAGTCCACCATCCGCGACGCCGACATGGCCGAGGAGATGGCGGCCTTCACCCGCGCCCAGATTCTGATGCAAGCCGGCATCGCCATGCAGGCGCAAGCCAACAACCTGCCCTCCATCGTGGCGGGTCTGCTGCGCTGA